One Amaranthus tricolor cultivar Red isolate AtriRed21 chromosome 10, ASM2621246v1, whole genome shotgun sequence genomic window carries:
- the LOC130825094 gene encoding zinc finger protein 8-like, giving the protein MEKTSINPTTTTSNSLDQTHDFMNVDSFSQLPFIRPAPTTTTKPSSSATANTAAIRLFGIDFSSSSTTATTENSDSGDSNNLETTITTTTNTTTTTTSESSGRKFECHYCCRNFPTSQALGGHQNAHKRERQHAKRAHLQSAMMTADPTGHHHHHFYGLANSYHHRTSTNSYYPTSLSNTARYSYHYPTQNPTHPPTINGNPLTVWRIPTTVHSHSSHHHTYASSLHRDRSLPLLAGSHHPGMNINMGMGSSHPGQVRRGSSDQVSLDLHL; this is encoded by the coding sequence ATGGAGAAAACCTCAATAAATCCTACAACTACTACTAGTAACTCCCTAGATCAAACCCATGATTTCATGAATGTAGACTCCTTCTCTCAACTCCCCTTCATCCGGCCCGCCCCGACCACCACCACCAAACCCTCCTCCTCGGCAACCGCCAACACTGCGGCTATCCGCCTCTTCGGCATCGACTTCTCCTCCTCCTCCACCACCGCCACCACCGAAAACTCTGATTCCGGCGATAGCAACAACCTCGAAaccaccatcaccaccaccaccaacacCACCACAACCACCACTAGTGAAAGTAGTGGAAGGAAATTTGAATGCCATTATTGTTGTAGAAACTTCCCTACATCACAAGCCCTTGGAGGCCACCAAAATGCACACAAAAGAGAAAGACAACATGCTAAAAGGGCCCACCTTCAGTCAGCCATGATGACGGCGGACCCCACCGGACACCACCATCACCATTTTTATGGCTTAGCTAACAGCTACCATCACCGTACTTCAACTAACTCTTACTACCCTACATCACTTTCCAACACAGCCAGGTACTCTTATCACTACCCCACCCAAAACCCAACCCACCCACCAACAATAAACGGTAACCCATTAACAGTTTGGCGGATCCCTACAACAGTTCATTCTCATTCATCTCATCATCATACTTATGCTAGCTCACTTCATCGTGACCGTTCATTGCCTTTACTTGCTGGATCTCATCATCCGGGTATGAATATAAATATGGGTATGGGTTCTTCTCATCCGGGTCAAGTTCGCCGTGGAAGTAGTGACCAAGTGAGTTTGGATCTTcatttgtaa